The nucleotide window GATCAACTTTACGACACACGTAATCGGCTTCGGACTGAACGAGGAAGAAGGCCGCCAGGTCGCGTGCCTTGCGGAAAATACGGGTGGCCTCTATCTGCAGGCGGACAATGAGGGTGATCTGGCCGATGCTCTTCAGCAAACAGTTTCGCTTTCACCAGCTCCTGCCCCGGCTCCTGAACCAGCGCCCTCGCTTGCTAAAAATATCAAAGCGACGGTCAGCCTGGAGGAAGGTTCGGCCCCGTTAACCGATGCTGACGGCATTCGAGTCTACTGGTCGGCGACGCCCGCCGGCGGCGGGGAAGAAATTCGCCTGACCACCCGCCCTGACATTACTGAACGACTGGAACCTGGCGCCTATCGTCTCGCAGCCCGAACGGACAAAGGCAGTTCAGCGGTTGCGGACATCACGGTGACCGACAGCGAGCTGACAGAAGTCAGCCTATCGCTTGGAGCCGGCAAGATCGATCTCTATGCGGTGATGGCCAACCAGGATCTTGGTCTCTCGGATACGGATTTCCTCTGGCAGGTGGAAAACAAAATCACGGGTGAACAGTTCACGGCCTATACCCAGGCGATGGAAGCGGTCGTTCCAAGTGGCCAATACAAGGCGAAGCTCATTATCACGCGCCTTGAAAAGATGTCGCCCGGCAGCGTTGAACTGGATGTGGTTACCGGAGAAACGGCACAGGCCGAAGTGATCGCCCAAACGTCGAAGGTCACTCTGCGTGCCTTCAATGCTGACGGTTCCGAGCTGAAGGCACACGATTCCCGGCTGAACGTCTTTCAGGGAGAAAAAACTGAAAATGAGGCGTTCGTTAAGATGGTGCTTGGCGGCGGAGCGCTTTTTCTTCTGCCTGGACAATATTCCGTTCGCGCCGAGGCATGGGACGGCAGCAAACGGGAGCCGGTCTTCCAGTCAATAACGGTCAGCCCAGCATCTGAACAGACCATCAATGTGACCTTCCCATGAGTGGGCAGGACGCATTCTGGGATCCGATAGAAGGCGCGGTAGCACCGGAATTCAGGCGAAGACCGGAGCGTGAACCCTCGAAGCTTCCGGCATCCTTCAAAAAACTGGAACTTCCGCTTTTCTTTCTGGCTTTCCCGGGTTTCATTCTCGCTTTTCTCGGCGACAGTCTTTTGCCTTACGGCATAGCGCTCGTGACATTCGGCATGGCCGGCGGATTTGCAATCAACCACTTCACCGGCGCTACCGAAGATCGACTAGAGCGCCTTTGGAAAACAGGGGAGCATCTCGGATTTCGGTTTCGCCCGGAAATACCGGCCAGCCGATTGCGCGACATACGGCAAAAGATTCCCGAACTTTTCAAACTGCGAATTGGCGGGTCGATTCCGCTGAACATTGAAAGTGAAATGTGGGGCCGGTCGGAAAGCGGCACGCCTTTGTGGCTCGGTCTTGGCGCTTTTTCGTCAGCTGCTTTTTTTGGCGGGCCCAAACAGACCACCAAATTGGCAAATGCAGGTGCACAGGGCAACGTCGTGATGATGATTGCGGCATACAAGCTGGATCGGGATACGGGTATTCGGATCGCGCTGATGCCGGAATCGCTCGGAGCTGTCGGACCATTCGACCGTGACCTGAAGACGGAAAGCGTGGCGTTTAACGACACCTTCAACATCAGAGTGACATCCCGGGCGGACGATGGGGACCTGGATCAGATTTCCGTCAACGTGCTGCAAGTGCTGACACCAGCATTTCAAACCACGCTGCTGGAGCTCGCGGACCGTTTCGCAGCACGTGTCATCGTGGATCGCGATACCGTCTATTTCGGCGGTTTTCACAACCTGCAAAGTCTGGATGACACAGTACTTCAATCCTTCGTCAAGGAGATCGTCGCTGCATTTGCGGCAGCGTCGACCTCCTTCAAACGCTACGCGGAGTGACCCGGCATATGTCGTTTTTCATGATATTGATCTTATTGGTTGGCGTGGTCATTGGAACTTATGTCCTTTGCTACAATACGCTTATGTCGGCCAAGTTCCGCGTGGATGAAGCCTGGTCCGGCATAACGGTTCAGCTCAAGCGACGGCACGCACTTGTGCCCAATCTGGTTCAGGCTGCCAAGACGGCGATCGGCCACGAGCAGGCAATCATCGACAAGATCGTCACGGCGCGATCTGCTGCTCTCGAAGCATTGGCAAGCGACAAACAGGCGGATATTGCCAAGGCTGAAGCCGGTTTAAGTCAGGCGCTTGGGCAGTTCATTGCCTACACGGAAGACAACCCTGAAATAACCGCCAACGAAAACCTGCTCGTATTGCAGAAACAGCTTGAAGAGACAGAAGACCAGGTGGCCGCTGCAAGGCGGATCTACAACGGCAATGTACAGGCCTACAACACCCGTGTCGCCTCCATTCCATGGAATTTTGTTGCAGGCCTCAACAAACTGAAACCGTCTCAAATGTTCGAACTCGATGCGGCCGAAATGAAGGAAGTCTCAAAGGATCCTTCGCTAGATGCCCTTGAACTTGCCGTTCCTCCTCAGCAAGACAGGACCTGAGCCCATGTTGCGTCTTCTCATCAGCCTGGTCGTGCTGTCCTTCGCACTCCTGCCTGCCAAGGCGTCTGACGACACCTGTGTAACTTCGGCCCCGAACGGGCAATCTCTCCGGGTTTATGACAGTGCCTCCACCAACAGTCCGGTCCTTGGAGGCATCGGTGTTGGAACCTGCGGAATTCAGGTCACGAACCAGTGTGAAGGCACGATGTGCGTGATTGTGCTTGCCGGGCTGAACGGCTGGGTGGAAATGCAGCACATTTCAAACAGTCCTGTCGTTGCGCCCGGACTCATGAGCAGCGGAGCTGGAACCGGCAGCTACGTCTACGGTGTCACCGGCGGCGCTGGCTCTGTCACAGCGGCAGGCCGCACACAACCCACGCCTGTTGATGCCAATGGTGAGGTCAGGGTGCAAAAGACCGGTCCATCGACAGCAACACTGACGCTGCCACAGGAAGTTACGCCCGGCCCAATTCCCTTAAGCGGCAATGGCGCCGGACCCTGGACCGGCGGCTTTGGCAGTTGGGGCGGCATGCCGATGGCCGTCACCGTTACCTTCAACGGTCTCGGCGCTCAGACAGCCACACTCGAGCTTAAGGGCAACAACCAGCTCGCAGCGATGACAATACGTCTCGACCTTGCTGCACGGTCCTTGCCAGAAGTTCAACAATCTGGCCGCCCGGCACCGGCAACACCTTCTCCTGCCGGGTCCCGTTTCAATGCATGTTCCGAGCTGGACCGGCTGACCAAGGAGATCAACAGCCGCGCCGGAACCAAGCAAATCCAAGATATGCGCAGCATTTACGTAATTTCGGGGGTCAAGAGCACGGAACCGACCGCTGATCAGGCCGCCTGTCAAAAAGCGCTCGACCTGATTTCCCAGGATGCCGGGCTCTGGGTTCTGGTCGAAGAACAGGCCGGACTGGGTCCAGCCGCACCACCACCTCCTCCTGCACCAGTGGCCAGTCAACAAGTGCGTCCCAGCACGGTGCCCGCACCGCGCCCGACACCACAGCCCACAACAACAACGAACCAGTCTTCCCAGCACCAATCCGATCCGCAAGGCTTGCTGGCTCAGGCCTGCAGCATATTGCAACCCCTGATCAGCCCTTTGCTGCGTGGTGGTTCGCGGGCCGAACGAGAACAGGTTCTGGCGCTTTTGACCGCGCAAGGTTTGGTCAGCGTATCCGGAGCACAACCCGTTCAATGCGCACTCATTTTGGCTGGTCTGATGTCCAGCGGGCTTGTTGCCAATGACAATCGCCCCTGGGCCGCCATTGCCCAGTCTGGCGCGCCGGGCTTTGGCGGCGAGGACCCTGCGACAATGATCGCAGGCGGACGCGAAATCGGCATAGACCCTTCTGATTTCATACCTGAGTTCAATCCGGACGGACAGGCTGCCAACCCGGCACCTCCGCCTCAGCCAACCAGCCCTTCAAGCGCCGAAGACCCCTGCATATTGCTGGGCAACGCATTGGTGATCGCTGTTCGTGTCGGTTTCCCAGGCGATCTTTCGGCTTTTGCTGATCTCTTGAAGACCCATGGCGTTGAAACGCTCGCTCCAGCGTCAGCACCTCAATGCCTGGCCGCCCTGAACAGCGCGCGCCAGGCCGGTCTGGCGCGCTGACAGCCGGTTGGAAGGAATGCAACACATGAGCACAAGAAGCCCATTTTTCCGTGTCCTGGCCGCAGCTGCCGTTTTCCTGACGGGACTACAAACGGTTTCCGCAAATGAGCCCGACCCGGCCGACACCGGTGACTTGCCAGGATTTGGCATCTGGGGACCAGCCTACAAACTTCGAAATGTTCCAAACGGGATGCGCCTCGTCGTTCGCGCGCAAGGAAGCCGCTCTGCAGAGACTGTTGGAAGTCTTGCGCGATCAGCCAGCGAAGTGCTTGTTCTCAACTGCTCGCCCGAGATCGTCCCGCTGACTTTCGAAGATGCATCACCGGAGGGGAAACGCGAACTTCTCGGCGGCGCCTGGTGCCAGATCGACCACTATGGAATGACCGGGTTTGTGCCGGGAATTTATCTCGATCCCATCCTGAACCGCTAGCCAGGGCTTCGATCTGGCAGCGCATTCGCAGAACTGGAGTTTCAAAAGATAACCCAAAACGAAAAAAGCCCCGGAAAACCGGAGCTTTTTCGGAGAAATCAGACTGAACTGGATTGTCTGAGATCGGATTTTGGTGCCCAGGAGAGGACTCGAACCTCCACGCCCGTTAGGGCACTAGCACCTGAAGCTAGCGCGTCTACCAGTTCCGCCACCTGGGCTGTGGGGGGGCTTGTAAGCGCCGGACCTGGGCTTGTCAATCATTATTGCGCGACTATTTTTCCTCATTCCAAGCCAGCCCTTCACACACGCTCTTCAAAGGGCTAAGACACTGGAAGACAGACCTGCTTGATGGCGGATCAGTCAAACCTTTTGGACGCGACAGAAGGCATTTTCACAATGTCCACACCACTTAACGGCAAACTCGTCACGATTTTCGGTGGCTCCGGTTTTCTAGGCCGTCATATTGTTCAGGCCCTTGCCAAGCGGGGCTATCGTGTCCGCGCAGCCGTGCGACGTCCGGACCTGGCGACCCATCTGCAGCCGCTCGGTGCACCCGGCCAGATCATGCCCATCCAGGCAAACCTTCGTTACCGCTGGTCAGTCGAACGTGCTGTTCTCGGTGCAGATGCCGTGGTGAACGCAGTCGGCATCCTGGCTCCATCCGGAAAACAGTCATTTGATGCGGTTCAGGCTTTCGGTCCGAGAGCAATCGCTGAAGCTGCTCGCGGAGCCGGCCTTTCAAGCGTGACACATATTTCGGCAATCGGAGCAGATCCGGACAGCAGCTCCGCCTATGCCCGCTCAAAGGCAGCCGGAGAAGTCGGTGTCCTGGAGACGCTGCCGGAAAGTGTCATTTTGCGCCCTTCGATAGTTTTCGGACCGGAAGACGACTTCTTCAACAAGTTTGCGGATATGGCACGCTTCTCGCCAAGCCTGCCTCTTGTTGGCGGCGGTGAAACCAATTTCCAGCCTGTATATGTGTGCGATGTCGCCGAGGCTGTGGCGCGCGCTGTCGATGGTCAGCTCAACCCTGGTACCGTCTATGAGCTTGGCGGGCCGGAAATCAAGAGCTTCAAGGCCTGCCTTGAAGACATGCTGAGCGTCACACGCCGCTCCCGCCTGCTGTTGCCAATCCCGTTCCCGGTCGCATCCGCGATGGGCAAGATCTTTCAACTGTTCCCCTATGCCCCCCTTACGGCAGACCAGGTAGAACTTCTGAAAACCGACAATGTGGTCTCCGAAACCGCAAAATCCGACGGGCGGACGCTTGAAGGCCTTGGCATCACGCCGGCAACACTTGCCTCGGTGCTGCCAACTTACCTCGACCGGTTTCGCGAACGCGGCCAATACGACGCGCACCGGCCAGCTTGACGGTCATCAATTTTA belongs to Roseibium porphyridii and includes:
- a CDS encoding vWA domain-containing protein, which gives rise to MIVFDGSGSMWGQISGTPKIVTARDTLARVVGQLPPALEVGLIAYGHNRKGDCSDIETLVPVGPASTQSSKLVASVAALKPKGKTPLTAAVRRAARELQFQEDKATVILVTDGIETCEADPCAVANELEALGINFTTHVIGFGLNEEEGRQVACLAENTGGLYLQADNEGDLADALQQTVSLSPAPAPAPEPAPSLAKNIKATVSLEEGSAPLTDADGIRVYWSATPAGGGEEIRLTTRPDITERLEPGAYRLAARTDKGSSAVADITVTDSELTEVSLSLGAGKIDLYAVMANQDLGLSDTDFLWQVENKITGEQFTAYTQAMEAVVPSGQYKAKLIITRLEKMSPGSVELDVVTGETAQAEVIAQTSKVTLRAFNADGSELKAHDSRLNVFQGEKTENEAFVKMVLGGGALFLLPGQYSVRAEAWDGSKREPVFQSITVSPASEQTINVTFP
- a CDS encoding LemA family protein; this encodes MSFFMILILLVGVVIGTYVLCYNTLMSAKFRVDEAWSGITVQLKRRHALVPNLVQAAKTAIGHEQAIIDKIVTARSAALEALASDKQADIAKAEAGLSQALGQFIAYTEDNPEITANENLLVLQKQLEETEDQVAAARRIYNGNVQAYNTRVASIPWNFVAGLNKLKPSQMFELDAAEMKEVSKDPSLDALELAVPPQQDRT
- a CDS encoding complex I NDUFA9 subunit family protein — encoded protein: MSTPLNGKLVTIFGGSGFLGRHIVQALAKRGYRVRAAVRRPDLATHLQPLGAPGQIMPIQANLRYRWSVERAVLGADAVVNAVGILAPSGKQSFDAVQAFGPRAIAEAARGAGLSSVTHISAIGADPDSSSAYARSKAAGEVGVLETLPESVILRPSIVFGPEDDFFNKFADMARFSPSLPLVGGGETNFQPVYVCDVAEAVARAVDGQLNPGTVYELGGPEIKSFKACLEDMLSVTRRSRLLLPIPFPVASAMGKIFQLFPYAPLTADQVELLKTDNVVSETAKSDGRTLEGLGITPATLASVLPTYLDRFRERGQYDAHRPA